The following proteins come from a genomic window of Diorhabda carinulata isolate Delta chromosome X, icDioCari1.1, whole genome shotgun sequence:
- the LOC130902592 gene encoding E3 ubiquitin-protein ligase lubel isoform X1, with product MNNKGEKWRPMHISNPSTRLRMARNMPQWMSKSGNSFPAPPVPKEEHRQTQLNHRQTIDEPDYEVIEFGQYSNDVPPLPEKNINNRKKDGLHCQLCGSSASSVHCDQCKQIFCLSCDDMYHRHPKRQTHTRRRLEETIRPPLPPKGEAILAPVPPPRRHRRAGSLGPSPCPSPLPIRHSQVNRSSTMPRRESHGGFCLTDKTSSFKRDSFGSRPLPPPPNSYQRDMSSVDLNSRGLVPSPSPSLQQRYKQHQLAMKGTLSNTSSDFERNSSKDTGFPGSESGQWNVRSRAGSVSGSDIGRNVSRRFDTFHPDREHPVAHHQHGFVPVQQAQSLANLNYPPSCCPTPWMNQFGYDHQLHGSNLSLNMAPRGYMMNPVWMNPWNNNVPMYPSPFSMSISNMHPSGVQGFQHSRPPSPTQSVKSRKSNQSRRSRKKYVEDTEDEDEDDRRSTFSDRRSSRGRFSAKREIPERPINKRSIHTPSSDTDDELSDGSNRLKSVGKEGNRTEQIEARWECEHCTFVNEPNTKVCQVCCKTSSTIKTINKIEEEKGKQQINMSSDDFSRDYSETESVLNKLGKMRTSDTETKKGEEDSCSVISDVDKINNESKETVSLSEVKTDCAGENKSRQNVTSISTGTSPPPQNISTQTYEDVPLEQNRYPPRGRSRNRNNYLKRSQSLHSPNSEWSSLHRSTSRMSYTSDSQSLPGSRETSPIPYVDESLLNKRNNSTKHRPSQPDIRQSRSILDLRKPELYRRPSQIDLAYHRTENSNQSHLRPEAFQHHFERNVAETNGYDHFQTSGMEIVKLLREAEQYKYTADEVQAALLHCKDNNPIEWLKENWENTISSVQTLATQLGREGPINIVGTVSKTEARDALRKHKGNLWPAVEECVEMRQKKYAELASRGDYNREDIITALTANHGDLEQAYNELSKMQLKPFLMRIWGPPVGNENEAGNEGVDLRTLEKRDVLTEESLLKTESKAVSTPSSIISTNSSENLNQLYSGNNKIEEDSMKDNKEALDNLEIEILKNLEDIKILSENLTQDDDIKETNTNIVENRINNIELTEGFNRNEEILDENDEILEETSNKDTKSSEIESHPLGMDNKENQKPTTGKIYIEKSSTVIHIADYPVEPKNSDDESDLQFLDALETPNQEPDKKNERKKSVSTINLYFGDRNKENAETNEGNGVMESKASILLKPVTKNDKNKQKTLKNDESSSEITKEEVSGKILNEDGKKIGCFTTNDENEANIGQNESGSYQIKIAPVVSHDKSEEATLVNVNRTDNEKIENSERFGTGNEEKDDKIESKDEEKQIIGKENVNEEMIVQFLKENKQKTERNEMISNSYTTKAQTVFNQTVNEEIQDGERFGTGIVEKNDKIEPKVDYNDVGSSNDVIEDMGGTKDEEKHNINGKNYNEELKIPFSNKNEQKTGVTVFKQIVNEKIENRERISKGIEEKDDNCELKVGYNDEGSSNYVIEDVNDTKYEEKRKINENNDNLNLENPIVEENMQIIEDKKGIVTNLVENNSDTIESRIVLIQTVNEITTDGKYVNGTEFEEKIDMGELKDEKTQMLDEKNNNFKKKAPIMKQNENKNEKNVVVKSNEQTINNSTRNTTFKINRRRSVKKRNRYDKKNMNNKIKTFKSEENNLPKENNNANNNQIGIFTKQHDTIEKSLSSNDNLKKHQQKLSTQSNNEHFQNINNEILVESTNNNVGRNIEVIYSESSGVSSLKLESENHRTIKKPSRIPLLKQRCISITNALLSPMTGASKIPIKTKFSFKRETKTPQKEVETCSSPDISPDRVKEINRQKLISSNKNSFDSTTSSKQLSYTKSLDNDSESSVSDSNIEDLLEDENSYEEFEDDSDDVHRINSDMETLNSNLNRDNTVIDMSKNKNYSIEETCESEDDDSDNNEMEDNRQSMTDMERQSRQLLAEGQVETYEQAELASSLLQLKFSKEQALEAVKNCHSIDAAISFLQQDCELCAGKYPMKQMISMLKCIHRCCQECAKNYFTIQITDRSIMDCNCPFCKQPDLTSADLNDEDITEYFGNLDILLKGILDEPVHELFQRKLRDRTLMQDPHFKWCIQCSSGFIAHPRQKRLICPDCKSVTCANCRRPWEKQHEGITCEKFAEWKDANDPENQASGVAKHLAENGIDCPKCKFRYSLSKGGCMHFTCTQCKHEFCYGCGKPFMMGAKCTVGQYCAKLGLHAHHPRNCLFYLRDKEPQQLEKLLKDNKIPFKIYNNLEDGSSASVAKCLVPLQKETPAGLIDSICNNEVHSGESGLCRDHYVEYLCTLTLKNKLETLDVLSTDDLETVVRRAGKKLPPNAFGTPRNVYRLRLKQVFETPFCFYQKITVN from the exons gtgaaTAGATCATCGACGATGCCGAGGCGAGAGAGTCACGGGGGGTTTTGTCTTACAGATAAAACGTCGAGTTTTAAAAGAGACAGTTTCGGAAGTAGACCATTACCACCACCCCCAAATT CTTATCAACGTGACATGTCGTCAGTGGATTTAAATAGCAGAGGACTCGTTCCCAGTCCGAGTCCGTCGTTGCAGCAGCGTTATAAGCAACACCAATTAGCAATGAAAGGAACTTTATCTAATACTTCATCAGATTTTGAGCGG aaTTCCAGTAAAGATACGGGATTCCCGGGATCGGAAAGCGGACAATGGAATGTTAGATCGAGAGCGGGTAGTGTATCCGGATCGGATATCGGTAGAAACGTTTCGAGGAGGTTCGATACGTTTCATCCCGATAGAGAACATCCCGTGGCGCATCACCAGCACGGATTCGTGCCCGTACAACAG GCCCAATCGCTGGCTAACTTGAACTATCCGCCATCTTGTTGTCCGACGCCGTGGATGAACCAATTCGGATACGATCATCAACTTCACGGCAGCAACCTCAGTTTAAATATGGCTCCCAGGGGGTATATGATGAATCCCGTTTGGATGAATCCCTGGAATAACAACGTCCCGATGTACCCGTCGCCGTTTTCGATGTCGATTAGCAACATGCATCCGAGTGGGGTTCAAGGTTTCCAACATTCGAGACCCCCTTCTCCGACGCAAAGCGTCAAATCGAGAAAATCGAACCAGAGTCGAAGAAGTCGGAAAAAATACGTCGAAGATACCGAAGACGAGGACGAAGACGATCGAAGATCCACTTTCAGCGATAGAAGATCGTCGCGCGGTCGATTTTCCGCGAAAAGGGAAATTCCCGAGCGACCGATAAATAAAAGAAGTATACATACGCCATCTAGCGATACCGACGACGAATTATCGGACGGTAGTAACCGATTAAAAAGTGTCGGTAAAGAAGGAAACCGCACCGAACAAATCGAGGCTCGATGGGAATGCGAGCATTGCACGTTCGTTAACGAACCGAACACTAAAGTGTGTCAGGTGTGTTGCAAGACGTCTTCGACTATTAAAACGATAAATAAAATCGAAGAAGAAAAGGGGAAACAACAAATTAATATGTCCAGCGACGATTTCAGTCGGGATTATAGCGAAACCGAATCGGTTTTGAATAAATTGGGCAAAATGCGGACGTCGGATACGGAAACGAAGAAAG GAGAAGAAGATTCTTGCTCGGTTATCAGTGACgtggataaaataaataacgaaTCGAAAGAGACTGTTAGTTTGAGTGAAGTGAAAACTGATTGTGCCGGTGAAAATAAATCTCGTCAAAATGTCACTTCTATTTCTACTGGAACGTCGCCGCCTCCCCAAAACATATCTACGCAG ACTTACGAAGATGTACCTTTAGAACAAAACCGCTATCCTCCAAGAGGTAGAAGTCGTAACcgtaataattatttgaaacgtTCTCAATCTTTACATTCGCCTAATTCAGAATGGTCATCGTTGCACAGATCGACAAGTAGAATGTCTTATACATCAGACTCCCAG AGTTTACCGGGGAGCAGAGAAACGAGCCCTATACCGTACGTCGACGAATCTCTgttgaataaaagaaataattcaacaaaacacCGACCGTCTCAGCCAGATATTAGACAATCGCGTAGTATATTGGACCTAAGGAAACCGGAGTTGTACAGGAGACCCAGCCAGATCGATCTCGCATACCACAgg ACGGAAAATTCGAATCAAAGTCACCTTAGGCCAGAAGcttttcagcatcattttgaACGAAACGTCGCCGAAACTAATGGATACGATCATTTCCAAACGTCAGGCATGGAAATCGTAAAATTATTAAGG GAAGCCGAACAGTACAAATATACTGCCGACGAAGTACAAGCAGCACTTTTACACTGTAAAGATAATAACCCGATTGAATGGTTGAaggaaaattgggaaaatacaATTTCCAGTGTTCAAACATTAGCTACACAATTGGGTCGCGAAGGACCAATTAATATAGTCGGTACGGTGTCTAAAACCGAAGCCAGAGACGCATTAAGGAAACATAAAGGTAATTTATGGCCGGCAGTGGAAGAATGCGTAGAAATGCGTCAAAAAAAG TATGCGGAATTGGCTTCAAGAGGGGACTATAATCGCGAAGATATAATAACAGCTCTAACGGCCAATCACGGTGACTTGGAACAAGCCTACAACGAATTAAGTAAAATGCAGTTGAAACCGTTTTTAATGAGAATATGGGGACCGCCGGTCGGTAATGAAAATGAGGCAGGTAACGAGGGGGTCGATTTAAGGACGCTTGAAAAAAGGG atgTATTAACAGAGGAATCGTTATTAAAAACGGAATCGAAAGCAGTAAGTACCCCCTCTTCTATAATTAGCACCAATTCCagtgaaaatttgaatcaactttattccggaaataataaaattgaagaagatagtATGAAAGATAACAAAGAAGCTTTAGataatttagaaattgaaattttaaaaaacttggaagatattaaaattttgagcGAAAACCTAACCCAAGACGATGATATTAAAGAAACTAATAcaaatatagttgaaaatagaataaataacatCGAATTAACTGAAGGATTTAATCGAAATGAAGAAATACttgatgaaaatgatgaaatactAGAAGAAACTTCAAATAAGGATACAAAAAGTTCAGAAATTGAAAGTCATCCACTTGGAATggataataaagaaaatcaGAAACCTACAACGgggaaaatatatatagaaaaaagtaGTACCGTAATCCATATTGCGGATTATCCTGTAGAACCTAAAAATTCAGATGACGAAAgtgatttacaatttttagatgCTCTAGAAACGCCTAATCAAGAACCTGATAagaaaaacgaaagaaaaaaaagcgtttctactataaatttatatttcggtgatagaaataaagaaaacgCAGAAACCAATGAAGGAAATGGTGTAATGGAAAGCAAAGCTTCGATTTTATTGAAACCTGTtactaaaaatgataaaaataaacagaaaacgTTGAAGAACGATGAAAGTAGTAGTGAAATAACTAAAGAAGAGGTTAGTGGTAAGATACTTAACGAAGATGGTAAAAAAATAGGTTGCTTTACCACAAATGATGAAAATGAAGCAAATATTGGACAGAATGAAAGTGGATCTTACCAAATCAAAATTGCACCAGTTGTTTCACATGATAAAAGTGAAGAAGCAACTCTGGTAAATGTAAATCGAAccgataatgaaaaaatagaaaatagtgaaCGATTTGGTActggaaatgaagaaaaagatgataaaattgaatcaaaagatgaagaaaaacaaataattggcAAAGAAAATGTTAATGAAGAAATGATAgttcaatttttgaaagaaaataaacagaaaactGAAAGAAACGAAATGATATCAAATTCATATACTACTAAAGCTCAAACTGTCTTTAATCAAACCGTTAATGAAGAAATACAAGATGGTGAACGATTTGGTACTggaatagtagaaaaaaatgataaaattgaacCAAAAGTTGATTATAATGACGTGGGATCTTCAAATGATGTAATAGAAGATATGGGTGGTacaaaagatgaagaaaaacacaatattaatggaaaaaattataatgaagaattgaaaattccatttagcaataaaaatgaacagaaaacTGGAGTAACTGTCTTTAAACaaattgttaatgaaaaaatagaaaatagagaacgaattagtaaaggAATTGAAGAGAAAGATGATAACTGTGAACTAAAAGTTGGTTATAATGATGAAGGATCTTCAAATTATGTAATTGAAGATGTTAATGAtacaaaatatgaagaaaaacgaaaaattaatgaaaataatgataatttaaatcTGGAAAATCCAATTGTCGAAGAAAATATGCAAATAATCGAGGATAAAAAAGGAATTGTGAcaaatttagttgaaaataacTCAGATACAATTGAATCTCGAATAGTTTTGATACAAACAGTTAATGAAATAACAACAGATGGAAAATATGTTAACGGTactgaatttgaagaaaaaattgatatgggAGAATTGAAAGATGAAAAAACACAAAtgcttgatgaaaaaaataataattttaaaaagaaagctccaataatgaaacaaaatgagaataagaatgaaaaaaacgtCGTAGTAAAATCAAACGAACAAACTATCAATAACTCAACTAGAAATACAACTTTTAAGATAAATAGGAGAAGATCAGTTAAAAAACGAAATagatatgacaaaaaaaatatgaataataaaataaaaacgttcaAAAGTGAGGAAAATAACCTaccaaaagaaaataacaatgcTAATAATAACCAAATCGGAATTTTCACAAAACAACACGATACAATAGAAAAATCACTTTCTTcgaatgataatttaaaaaaacatcaacaaaaacTATCTACACAATCAAAtaatgaacattttcaaaatataaataacgaaattctCGTGGAATCAACAAACAACAACGTAGGTAGAAATATTGAGGTTATATATAGCGAAAGCAGTGGCGTATCAAGTCTGAAGTTGGAGAGCGAGAACCATCGAACTATAAAAAAGCCATCGAGAATACCGTTGTTGAAGCAACGGTGCATATCTATAACGAACGCGCTTTTATCGCCGATGACGGGCGCTAGCAAAATACCAATCAAAACGAAATTTTCGTTTAAAAGAGAAACGAAAACACCGCAAAAAGAAGTAGAAACGTGTAGTTCTCCAGATATAAGTCCGGATCGAgtaaaagaaattaatagacaaaaattgatttcttctaataaaaattccttCGATTCGACCActagttctaaacaactttCTTATACTAAATCTTTGGATAACGATAGCGAATCTTCCGTGTCGGACAGTAACATAGAAGATTTATTAGAAGATGAAAATAGTTATGAGGAATTTGAAGACGATTCCGATGACGTACATAGGATTAATTCCGATATGGAAACGTTGAATTCGAATTTGAACAGGGATAATACCGTCATTGATatgagtaaaaataaaaattacagtaTCGAAGAAACTTGCGAATCGGAAGATGATGATAGTGATAATAATGAAATGGAAGATAATAGACAATCGATGACGGATATGGAG CGACAGAGCAGACAACTTTTGGCAGAAGGACAAGTTGAAACTTACGAACAAGCCGAATTAGCTTCAAGCTTActacaattgaaattttctaagGAACAAGCACTCGAAGCAGTTAAAAATTGCCATTCCATAGATGCCGCTATTTCGTTTTTACAACAAGACTGTGAATTGTGTGCAGGCAAATATCCCATGAAACAA atgaTATCGATGCTGAAATGTATCCACAGATGCTGTCAGGAATGCGCTAAAAATTACTTTACCATCCAAATAACCGATAGAAGTATCATGGATTGTAATTGTCCGTTTTGTAAACAACCCGATCTGACTAGCGCCGATCTAAACGACGAAGATATCACAGAATATTTCGGAAATTTGGATATACTTTTGAAAGGAATTTTAGACGAACCCGTACACGAATTATTCCAAAGGAAATTGAGGGATAGAACATTGATGCAGGATCCACATTTCAAATGGTGTATACAG tGTTCATCGGGGTTCATTGCTCATCCTCGACAGAAACGTTTGATTTGTCCGGATTGCAAATCTGTTACTTGTGCAAATTGTAGAAGACCG TGGGAGAAACAACACGAAGGAATCACCTGCGAAAAATTCGCCGAATGGAAAGACGCCAACGATCCCGAAAATCAAGCATCCGGCGTGGCGAAACACCTCGCCGAAAACGGCATAGATTGCCCCAAATGCAAATTCAGATATTCCCTATCGAAAGGCGGTTGCATGCATTTCACTTGCACCCAATGCAAACACGAATTCTGTTACGGTTGCGGCAAACCGTTCATGATGGGCGCCAAATGTACGGTCGGCCAATATTGCGCCAAATTGGGTCTGCACGCCCACCATCCGAGGAACTGTCTGTTCTATTTGAGAGACAAAGAACCTCAACAATTGGAAAAATTGCTTAAG GACAATAAAATACCctttaaaatatacaataaccTCGAGGACGGCTCCTCCGCGTCGGTAGCTAAATGTTTGGTGCCGTTACAAAAAGAAACCCCCGCAGGTTTAATAGATTCGATATGTAATAACGAAGTACATTCCGGGGAATCGGGATTGTGTAG GGATCACTATGTAGAGTATTTGTGTACTTTGACGTTGAAAAATAAGTTGGAAACGTTGGATGTATTGTCGACCGATGATTTGGAAACGGTCGTCAGAAGGGCCGGTAAAAAGTTGCCTCCGAATGCGTTCGGAACACCCCGAAACGTGTATCGGTTACGTTTGAAACAGGTATTCGAAACGCCGTTttgtttttaccaaaaaattaccGTAAACTAA